GACGACCGCCATCTCACACTGGCCGTCGCCGGCACATTGTTCACGGCGACACTGGCCACGTTGGTCGTGCTGGCGACGCTGACCGGCGTGGCTTAAACTCCACTCGCCGTCAGGCGGTCGATATTCGCTTTCATGCCGTCGAGATCGTAAGGCTTGCCGAGAAAACCGATCGGCGCAAACTCCTGCAGGCGGGCTTTGACTTCGCTCTGGTCCTCGCCGCTGGCGACCAGCAACGGCAGATCGGCGTGCGAGTGCCGGATTTCCCGCACAAGGTCGTCACCGCGCTTG
The genomic region above belongs to Pseudorhodoplanes sinuspersici and contains:
- a CDS encoding response regulator, translating into MSLGRILVVEDEILIRMLAVDMLLDLGHEADEAGTASEALEMLKAPGAIYGLVLLDLGLPDKRGDDLVREIRHSHADLPLLVASGEDQSEVKARLQEFAPIGFLGKPYDLDGMKANIDRLTASGV